A DNA window from Chrysiogenia bacterium contains the following coding sequences:
- a CDS encoding DJ-1/PfpI family protein gives MSKVLVPLAEGFEELEAVSVIDILRRAQIEVTVAGLKDGPVRGSRQTVIVPDATLDAALSGSYDMVVLPGGIPGADHLQADARIRKLLADMNEQGKNTAAICAAPKVLADVGVLKGRKATSYPGVLGSLKPE, from the coding sequence ATGTCCAAGGTCCTGGTCCCCCTTGCCGAAGGCTTCGAAGAGCTCGAAGCGGTCTCCGTCATCGACATCCTGCGCCGCGCGCAGATCGAGGTCACCGTGGCAGGGCTCAAGGACGGCCCCGTGCGTGGCAGCCGCCAGACGGTGATTGTTCCCGATGCCACCCTCGATGCGGCGCTTTCCGGGAGTTACGACATGGTGGTCCTGCCCGGCGGCATTCCCGGCGCCGATCACCTGCAGGCAGACGCACGAATCCGCAAGCTGCTCGCTGACATGAACGAGCAGGGCAAGAACACCGCCGCCATCTGCGCCGCCCCCAAGGTGCTCGCCGACGTGGGCGTGCTCAAGGGACGCAAGGCGACGAGCTATCCGGGCGTGCTGGGCTCGCTAAAGCCCGAGG